A DNA window from Pseudomonas wuhanensis contains the following coding sequences:
- a CDS encoding DUF6316 family protein yields MYGMRAQDNAPATHFRCDRLCRVNGELYFTTRERTLEGPFENREAAVREIQAYIERMQFLCMSR; encoded by the coding sequence ATGTACGGCATGCGCGCCCAAGACAACGCCCCCGCCACCCACTTTCGTTGTGACCGCTTGTGTCGTGTGAATGGAGAGCTGTATTTCACCACGCGGGAACGCACGCTGGAGGGGCCGTTTGAAAACCGGGAGGCAGCGGTGCGTGAGATTCAGGCGTATATCGAGCGGATGCAGTTCTTGTGCATGAGCCGGTAA
- a CDS encoding class II fumarate hydratase: MSRIETDSLGQVEVPDDAYWGAQTQRSLINFAIGNERMPLAVLHALALIKKAAARVNDRNGDLSADIARLIEQAADEVLDGDHDEQFPLVVWQTGSGTQSNMNVNEVIAGRANELAGNPRGGKTPVHPNDHVNRSQSSNDCFPTAMHIATVQAVQQQLLPAIAELSGGLAELSARHMKLVKTGRTHMMDATPITFGQELSAFIAQLDYAERAIRSALPAVCELAQGGTAVGTGLNSPHGFGEAIAAELAALSGLPFVTAPNKFAALAGHEPLVTLSGALKTLAVTLMKIANDLRLLGSGPRAGFAEVKLPANEPGSSIMPGKVNPTQCEALSMLACQVLGNDVAIGFAASQGHLQLNVFKPVIIHNLLQSIRLLGDGCSNFQQHCIAGLEPDAEKMAEHLEQGLMLVTALNPHIGYDKSAEIAKKAYGEGLTLREAALQLGYLTNEEFDAWVRPENMLEAGAKG; encoded by the coding sequence ATGAGCCGTATCGAAACCGACAGCCTGGGCCAGGTGGAAGTCCCGGATGACGCTTACTGGGGCGCTCAGACGCAACGCTCGCTGATCAACTTCGCCATCGGCAACGAGCGCATGCCGCTGGCGGTGCTGCACGCCCTGGCCCTGATCAAGAAAGCCGCGGCACGCGTCAACGATCGCAATGGCGACCTGTCCGCCGACATCGCCCGGCTGATCGAACAAGCCGCCGACGAAGTACTTGACGGTGACCACGACGAGCAGTTCCCGCTGGTGGTCTGGCAGACCGGCAGCGGCACCCAGAGCAACATGAACGTCAACGAAGTGATCGCCGGTCGCGCCAACGAACTGGCCGGCAACCCGCGTGGCGGCAAGACCCCGGTGCACCCCAACGATCACGTCAACCGCTCCCAGAGCTCCAACGACTGCTTCCCCACGGCCATGCACATCGCGACGGTTCAGGCGGTGCAACAGCAATTGTTGCCGGCGATCGCTGAGTTGTCCGGCGGGTTGGCGGAGCTGTCCGCGCGGCACATGAAACTGGTCAAGACCGGTCGTACCCACATGATGGACGCCACGCCGATTACCTTCGGCCAGGAACTCTCGGCGTTCATCGCGCAACTGGATTACGCCGAGCGGGCGATCCGCAGTGCATTGCCGGCCGTCTGTGAGCTGGCTCAGGGTGGCACCGCGGTCGGCACCGGATTGAACTCGCCCCACGGTTTTGGCGAAGCGATCGCTGCTGAACTGGCCGCCCTCTCCGGCCTGCCGTTCGTTACGGCCCCCAATAAATTTGCCGCCCTGGCTGGTCACGAGCCGTTGGTCACCCTCTCCGGCGCACTGAAAACCCTCGCCGTAACCCTGATGAAAATCGCCAACGACCTGCGCCTGCTGGGCTCCGGACCGCGAGCGGGGTTTGCCGAAGTGAAACTGCCGGCCAATGAGCCGGGCAGTTCGATCATGCCCGGCAAGGTCAACCCGACTCAGTGCGAAGCCCTGTCGATGCTGGCCTGCCAGGTATTGGGCAACGACGTTGCCATCGGTTTTGCCGCCAGTCAGGGCCACCTGCAATTGAATGTGTTCAAACCGGTGATCATCCACAACCTGCTGCAATCGATCCGCTTGCTGGGCGATGGCTGCAGTAACTTCCAGCAGCATTGCATCGCCGGGCTGGAACCGGATGCAGAGAAAATGGCCGAGCATCTGGAACAAGGTTTGATGCTGGTGACGGCGCTGAACCCGCACATCGGTTACGACAAATCGGCAGAGATTGCCAAGAAGGCTTATGGCGAGGGGCTGACCTTGCGCGAGGCGGCGTTGCAGCTGGGCTACCTGACGAATGAAGAGTTCGATGCGTGGGTGAGGCCGGAGAATATGCTGGAGGCCGGCGCCAAAGGTTGA
- a CDS encoding DMT family transporter codes for MHISSGRWVYGLFLALLTALLWGILPIKLKQVLLVMDPVTVTWFRLLVSGGCLFIYLAATKRLPSRKVLGPRGGWLVLMAVLGLVGNYVLYLMGLNLLSPGTAQLVVQMGPIMLLIASLFVFKERFSVGQGVGLLVLLIGFALFFNQRLSELLTSLTDYTAGVLMVLLASTVWTFYALGQKQLLTVWNSLQVMMVIYLFCALLLTPWVHPLEALQLSPLQGWLLLACCLNTLIAYGAFAEALAHWEASRVSATLAITPLVTFAAVAMAAWLWPEYVHAEQINGLGYGGAVLVVLGSALVALGPSLMAGLRARRVRMAVTR; via the coding sequence ATGCATATTTCATCGGGTCGCTGGGTTTATGGTCTGTTCCTGGCCTTGCTGACCGCGTTGCTGTGGGGAATCCTGCCGATCAAGCTCAAGCAAGTGCTGCTGGTGATGGACCCGGTGACGGTGACCTGGTTTCGCCTGCTGGTGTCCGGCGGTTGCCTGTTCATTTATCTGGCGGCGACCAAACGCCTGCCGAGTCGCAAAGTTCTCGGCCCGCGCGGTGGCTGGCTGGTGTTGATGGCGGTCCTCGGACTGGTCGGCAATTACGTGCTGTACCTGATGGGCCTGAACCTGCTCAGCCCCGGTACCGCGCAACTGGTGGTGCAAATGGGCCCGATCATGTTGCTGATCGCCAGTCTGTTCGTGTTCAAGGAACGGTTCAGCGTAGGGCAGGGGGTTGGCCTGTTGGTGCTGCTGATCGGCTTTGCGCTGTTCTTCAATCAGCGCTTGAGTGAGTTGCTCACCTCCCTGACCGATTACACCGCCGGTGTGCTGATGGTGCTGTTGGCGTCCACGGTCTGGACCTTCTATGCCTTGGGTCAGAAGCAGTTGCTCACGGTGTGGAATTCGTTGCAGGTGATGATGGTGATTTACCTGTTCTGCGCGTTGTTGCTCACGCCATGGGTGCATCCGCTGGAGGCGCTGCAACTGAGCCCGCTGCAAGGCTGGCTGCTGCTGGCGTGCTGTTTGAACACCTTGATCGCTTACGGTGCCTTCGCCGAAGCCCTGGCCCATTGGGAAGCCTCGCGAGTCAGTGCGACGCTGGCGATCACGCCGCTGGTGACCTTCGCCGCCGTGGCCATGGCTGCGTGGTTATGGCCGGAGTATGTGCATGCCGAGCAGATCAATGGCCTGGGTTATGGCGGGGCGGTATTGGTGGTGTTGGGTTCGGCGCTGGTGGCGTTGGGGCCATCGTTGATGGCGGGGCTCAGGGCCCGGCGGGTGCGGATGGCAGTCACACGGTAG
- the pap gene encoding polyphosphate:AMP phosphotransferase, giving the protein MFESAEIGHAIDKETYDAEVPALREALLEAQFELRQQHRFPVIILINGIEGAGKGETVKLLNEWMDPRLIEVRTFDQQTDEELARPPAWRYWRMLPAKGRMGIFFGNWYSQMLQGRVHGLFKDPRLDQSINGAERLEKMLCDEGALIFKFWFHLSKKQMKARLKALADDPLHSWRISPLDWQQSATYDKFVKYGERVLRRTSRDYAPWHVIAGVDAHYRSLTVGKILLEGLQSALKRPRIHPHKVSAAPLFPSVDQMNLLDSLDLTLQLDKDDYEEQLITEQARFSGLMRDKRMRRHALIAVFEGNDAAGKGGAIRRVAAALDPRQYDIVPIAAPTEEERAQPYLWRFWRHIPARGKFTVFDRSWYGRVLVERIEGFCSKADWMRAYGEINDFEEQIADAGVIVVKFWLAIDKQTQMERFQEREAIPFKRFKITEDDWRNRGRWEDYRVAVGDMVDRTSTEISPWTLVEANDKRWARVKVLRTINQALEEAFEKSDKREKKLQKRKR; this is encoded by the coding sequence ATGTTCGAATCCGCCGAAATCGGTCATGCCATCGACAAAGAAACCTATGACGCCGAAGTACCGGCCCTGCGTGAAGCCTTGCTCGAAGCGCAGTTTGAACTTCGGCAGCAACACCGCTTTCCGGTCATCATTTTGATCAACGGCATCGAAGGGGCCGGCAAGGGCGAGACGGTCAAGTTGCTCAATGAATGGATGGACCCGCGTCTGATCGAGGTGCGTACGTTCGACCAGCAGACTGACGAAGAGCTGGCGCGACCACCGGCCTGGCGCTACTGGCGGATGCTCCCCGCCAAGGGGCGCATGGGGATTTTCTTCGGCAACTGGTACAGCCAGATGCTGCAAGGGCGGGTTCATGGTTTGTTCAAGGATCCGCGACTCGATCAAAGTATCAACGGCGCCGAGCGGCTGGAGAAAATGCTGTGCGACGAAGGCGCGCTGATCTTCAAGTTCTGGTTTCACCTCTCCAAAAAACAAATGAAAGCACGGCTCAAGGCGTTGGCCGATGACCCGCTGCACAGCTGGCGTATCAGCCCGCTGGACTGGCAACAATCCGCGACCTACGACAAATTCGTGAAGTACGGCGAACGGGTGCTGCGCCGGACCAGCCGCGACTATGCGCCGTGGCATGTGATAGCCGGCGTGGACGCGCACTATCGCAGCCTGACGGTCGGCAAAATCTTGCTCGAGGGCCTGCAGAGCGCGCTGAAGAGACCCAGGATTCACCCGCACAAAGTCAGCGCAGCGCCTTTGTTTCCCAGCGTCGATCAAATGAATCTGCTCGACAGCCTGGACCTGACCCTGCAGCTGGACAAGGACGATTACGAAGAGCAACTGATTACCGAGCAGGCACGGTTTTCCGGTCTGATGCGCGACAAGCGCATGCGGCGTCACGCGTTGATTGCGGTGTTCGAAGGCAACGACGCGGCCGGCAAGGGCGGGGCAATTCGTCGGGTGGCCGCGGCGCTCGACCCACGCCAGTACGACATCGTGCCGATCGCCGCACCTACCGAGGAAGAACGGGCGCAGCCGTATCTCTGGCGGTTCTGGCGGCATATTCCGGCGCGGGGGAAATTCACTGTGTTCGACCGCTCCTGGTATGGCCGGGTGCTGGTGGAGCGCATCGAAGGCTTTTGCAGCAAGGCGGACTGGATGCGCGCCTATGGCGAGATCAACGACTTCGAAGAGCAGATCGCCGATGCTGGAGTGATCGTGGTCAAGTTCTGGCTGGCCATCGACAAACAGACTCAGATGGAGCGTTTCCAGGAGCGCGAAGCAATCCCCTTCAAACGCTTCAAAATCACTGAAGACGACTGGCGCAATCGCGGCAGATGGGAGGACTATCGCGTCGCCGTCGGCGACATGGTCGATCGCACCAGCACCGAGATATCGCCATGGACTCTGGTGGAAGCCAACGACAAGCGCTGGGCGCGGGTCAAGGTCCTGCGCACCATTAACCAGGCGCTGGAAGAGGCCTTCGAAAAGTCCGACAAGCGCGAGAAGAAACTGCAAAAACGCAAGCGCTGA
- a CDS encoding DsbA family protein — protein MCSWCWGFAPVANALVEQAQAAGVDVHLVVGGLRTGSGSALEPTTRRYILEHWQAVHEATGQPFKFEGALPDGFVYDTEPACRALVTARSLAPDCAWKLLGLIQHAFYAEGRDVTHASVLVELAEQAGLPRIEFAAAFDRADQHAATAADFTWVQDLGIAGFPTLLAERDGQLALLTNGYQPLSVLSPLLGRWLERAACA, from the coding sequence ATGTGTTCCTGGTGCTGGGGTTTTGCACCAGTGGCCAACGCGCTGGTCGAGCAGGCGCAGGCAGCGGGGGTGGACGTGCATCTGGTCGTCGGCGGTTTGCGTACCGGCAGCGGCTCAGCGCTGGAGCCGACCACCCGGCGCTACATTCTTGAGCACTGGCAAGCGGTGCACGAGGCCACCGGCCAACCGTTCAAGTTTGAAGGCGCGCTGCCCGACGGGTTTGTCTACGACACCGAGCCTGCCTGTCGGGCGCTGGTGACGGCGCGCAGCCTGGCACCGGATTGCGCCTGGAAACTGCTCGGGTTGATCCAGCATGCGTTCTACGCCGAAGGTCGCGACGTCACCCACGCCAGCGTGTTGGTGGAGCTGGCAGAGCAGGCCGGTTTGCCGCGTATCGAGTTCGCCGCCGCTTTCGACCGTGCCGATCAGCACGCGGCGACCGCTGCCGATTTCACCTGGGTCCAGGACCTGGGCATTGCCGGTTTCCCGACCTTGCTGGCGGAGCGTGATGGTCAATTGGCGTTGCTGACCAATGGTTATCAGCCTTTGAGTGTGTTGTCACCGTTGCTCGGCCGCTGGCTGGAGCGCGCTGCCTGTGCATGA
- a CDS encoding rhodanese-related sulfurtransferase encodes MTQQIVVAALYKFVTLEDYVALREPLLQAMVDNGIKGTLLIAEEGINGTVSGSREGIDGLMAWLKNDPRMDDIDHKESYCDEQPFYRTKVKLKKEIVTLGVEGVDPNKSVGTYVDPQNWNALISDPEVLLIDTRNDYEVSIGTFEGAIDPKTTSFREFPDYIKANFDPAVHKKVAMFCTGGIRCEKASSYMLSQGFDEVYHLKGGILKYLEEVPQEETKWQGDCFVFDNRVTVRHDLSEGDYDQCHACRTPVSVEDRASEHYVAGISCPHCWDKLSEKTRRSAIDRQKQIELAKARNMPHPIGYNYKQTPSEA; translated from the coding sequence ATGACACAACAGATTGTCGTGGCGGCACTGTATAAGTTCGTCACCCTGGAAGATTACGTCGCCCTGCGCGAGCCGCTGCTGCAAGCAATGGTCGACAACGGCATCAAAGGCACGCTGCTGATCGCCGAAGAAGGCATCAACGGCACTGTGTCTGGCAGCCGCGAAGGCATTGACGGGCTGATGGCCTGGCTCAAGAACGACCCGCGCATGGACGACATCGACCACAAAGAGTCGTACTGCGACGAGCAGCCGTTCTACCGCACCAAAGTCAAACTCAAGAAAGAAATCGTCACCCTCGGCGTCGAAGGCGTGGACCCGAATAAAAGTGTCGGCACTTATGTGGATCCGCAGAACTGGAACGCGCTGATCAGCGATCCTGAAGTGCTGCTGATCGACACCCGTAACGACTATGAAGTCTCGATCGGGACCTTCGAAGGCGCCATCGATCCGAAGACCACCAGTTTTCGCGAATTCCCCGACTACATCAAAGCCAATTTCGACCCGGCCGTGCACAAGAAAGTCGCGATGTTCTGCACCGGCGGCATTCGCTGCGAGAAGGCTTCGAGCTACATGCTCAGCCAGGGTTTCGATGAGGTTTATCACCTCAAGGGCGGCATTCTGAAGTACCTCGAAGAGGTGCCGCAGGAAGAAACCAAATGGCAGGGCGACTGCTTCGTGTTCGATAACCGCGTGACCGTGCGTCACGACCTCAGCGAAGGCGACTACGATCAATGTCATGCCTGTCGTACGCCCGTCAGTGTGGAAGACCGCGCATCCGAGCATTACGTGGCCGGCATCAGTTGCCCGCATTGCTGGGATAAGCTGAGCGAGAAAACCCGTCGCAGTGCCATCGACCGGCAGAAGCAGATCGAACTGGCCAAGGCGCGCAACATGCCGCACCCGATCGGTTACAACTACAAGCAAACTCCTTCCGAGGCTTGA
- a CDS encoding thiolase family protein yields the protein MREVVIVDSVRTGLAKSFRGKFNMTRPDGMAAHCVNALLTRNDVDPASVEDCIVGAGSNEGAQGFNIGRNVAVLSHLGIGTGGMTLNRFCSSGLQAIAIAANQIASGCSDIIVAGGVESISLTMKSVNTDNLINPLLKEQVPGIYFPMGQTAEIVARRYGVSRQEQDVYALQSQQRTALAQAAGLFNDEIVPMAVKYRVEDKATGQVQILDGIVDHDDCNRPDTTLQSLAGLKPVFAEDGSVTAGNSSQLSDGASMTLVMSLEKALALGLKPKAFFRGFAVAGCQPDEMGIGPVFSVPKLLKAKGLQVADIDLWELNEAFASQCLYSRNRLEIDNDKYNVNGGSIAIGHPFGMTGSRQVGHIVRELQRRNLRYGIVTMCVGGGMGATGLFEAVR from the coding sequence ATGCGTGAAGTGGTGATCGTCGACAGCGTACGGACCGGCCTGGCCAAATCCTTTCGCGGCAAGTTCAATATGACCCGTCCGGACGGCATGGCGGCCCACTGCGTTAACGCGCTGCTCACGCGCAATGATGTCGACCCGGCCAGCGTCGAGGATTGCATCGTCGGCGCCGGCTCCAACGAAGGCGCCCAGGGTTTCAACATCGGTCGCAACGTCGCGGTGCTGTCGCACCTGGGCATCGGCACGGGAGGCATGACCCTTAACCGCTTCTGTTCGTCGGGCTTGCAGGCCATCGCCATTGCCGCCAATCAGATTGCTTCGGGCTGCAGCGACATCATTGTCGCTGGTGGCGTCGAGTCGATCAGCCTGACCATGAAAAGCGTCAACACCGACAACCTGATCAACCCGCTGCTGAAAGAGCAGGTGCCGGGCATCTATTTCCCCATGGGCCAGACCGCCGAGATCGTCGCGCGTCGTTACGGTGTCAGTCGCCAGGAGCAGGATGTGTACGCCCTGCAAAGCCAGCAGCGTACCGCCCTGGCGCAGGCCGCCGGGTTGTTCAACGATGAAATCGTGCCAATGGCGGTGAAGTATCGCGTTGAAGACAAGGCCACCGGCCAGGTGCAGATCCTCGACGGCATCGTCGACCATGACGACTGCAACCGCCCGGACACCACCCTGCAAAGCCTGGCCGGGTTGAAACCGGTGTTTGCCGAAGACGGCTCAGTGACCGCCGGCAACTCCTCGCAACTGTCTGACGGCGCTTCGATGACCCTGGTGATGAGCCTGGAAAAAGCCCTGGCGCTGGGGCTCAAGCCCAAAGCCTTCTTCCGCGGTTTCGCCGTGGCAGGGTGCCAGCCGGACGAGATGGGCATCGGCCCGGTGTTCTCGGTGCCGAAGTTGCTCAAGGCCAAGGGTTTGCAGGTTGCCGACATTGATCTGTGGGAGCTCAACGAAGCGTTCGCCTCGCAATGCCTGTACAGCCGCAACCGGCTGGAAATCGATAACGACAAGTACAACGTCAACGGCGGCTCGATTGCCATCGGCCATCCGTTCGGCATGACCGGTTCGCGCCAGGTCGGGCACATCGTGCGTGAGTTGCAGCGGCGTAACCTGCGTTACGGCATCGTCACCATGTGTGTGGGTGGCGGGATGGGGGCTACGGGGTTGTTTGAGGCCGTGCGGTAA
- a CDS encoding DUF2059 domain-containing protein, whose amino-acid sequence MTRLRAICTAVALVCASGQVFADTASHNASAEAFLTLAHADKLGTPVYMQVQQMFAQRFEQTKAPESKKALLETYQAKANAALDAAIGWNKLKPDMVKLYTTNFSESELKDLVAFYQSPLGKKVLEKMPQLTQQSAQMTQAKLESAVPVVNKLLADMTAELEPKGAAPAKKKP is encoded by the coding sequence ATGACTCGTCTTCGTGCCATCTGTACCGCGGTTGCACTGGTTTGCGCCAGCGGCCAGGTTTTTGCCGATACCGCCAGCCACAACGCCAGTGCCGAAGCTTTCCTGACCCTGGCGCACGCTGACAAATTGGGCACTCCGGTGTACATGCAAGTGCAGCAAATGTTCGCTCAGCGCTTTGAACAGACCAAAGCTCCTGAATCGAAAAAAGCCCTGCTGGAAACCTATCAAGCCAAGGCCAACGCCGCTCTGGACGCAGCCATTGGCTGGAACAAGCTGAAGCCGGACATGGTCAAGCTTTACACCACCAATTTCAGCGAATCCGAACTCAAGGATCTGGTTGCGTTCTACCAGTCGCCACTGGGCAAGAAAGTCCTGGAAAAAATGCCGCAGCTGACTCAGCAATCGGCCCAGATGACTCAAGCCAAGCTGGAAAGCGCGGTGCCTGTGGTCAACAAACTGCTGGCTGACATGACGGCCGAGCTGGAGCCTAAAGGCGCCGCTCCTGCCAAGAAAAAGCCTTAA
- the mnmC gene encoding bifunctional tRNA (5-methylaminomethyl-2-thiouridine)(34)-methyltransferase MnmD/FAD-dependent 5-carboxymethylaminomethyl-2-thiouridine(34) oxidoreductase MnmC — MKPVLPHAQLDWDDQGRPRSRVFDDVYFSDLSGLEETRYVFLEQNDLRDRFAALPVDGRLVIGETGFGTGLNFLCAWQLFEQHAVAGARLHFVSVEKYPLSAPDLQRALALWPELKPFADQLLAQYVAIHQGFQRLVLDNGRVTLTLLIGDALEQLPQLDAQIDAWFLDGFAPARNPDMWTAELFAELARLAAPGSTISTFTSTGWVRRLLNAAGFKMKRTPGIGHKWEILRGTFLGWPEETAKPATAKPWFARPQPLTGERHALVIGAGLAGCASAASLAARGWQVSLLDRHEALAQEASGNPQGVLYLKLSAHGTALSQLIVSGFGYTRRLLEQLQRGVDWDDCGVLQLAFNAKEAERQAQLAAAFSPSLVHLLDQPQAQARAGIELEHGGLFYPEGGWVHPPALCQWQASSTNIQWLPHREVLELRKVDDQWQAWDGDTLLASAPVVILAGAAEIKRFPYSADLPLKRIRGQITRLAQTPESQSLATVVCAEGYVAPARLGEHTLGASFDFKSDELTPTVAEHLGNLALLEEISTDLVARLHVPDLDPQQLEGRAAFRCTSPDYLPIVGPLAEQVAFAEAYAALSKDARQVPDVPCPWLDGFYVNSGHGSRGLITAPLSGELLAAWLENEPLPLPKAVAEACHPNRFALRQLIRGKA, encoded by the coding sequence ATGAAACCTGTATTGCCCCACGCCCAGCTCGACTGGGACGACCAAGGTCGCCCGCGCTCGCGGGTGTTTGATGATGTGTATTTTTCCGACCTGTCGGGCCTTGAAGAAACCCGTTATGTGTTTCTGGAGCAAAACGATTTGCGCGACCGTTTCGCCGCCTTGCCGGTGGATGGTCGACTGGTGATTGGCGAGACCGGTTTCGGTACCGGGCTGAATTTTCTCTGTGCCTGGCAGTTGTTCGAACAGCACGCGGTGGCCGGTGCGCGGCTGCATTTTGTCAGTGTCGAAAAATACCCGCTGAGCGCGCCCGATCTGCAACGGGCCCTGGCGTTATGGCCGGAACTCAAGCCGTTTGCCGATCAACTGCTGGCGCAATACGTAGCGATCCATCAAGGCTTTCAGCGCTTGGTGCTGGACAACGGCCGCGTCACCCTGACCCTGCTGATCGGCGATGCACTGGAGCAATTACCGCAACTGGATGCGCAGATCGACGCCTGGTTTCTCGACGGTTTCGCCCCGGCGAGAAACCCTGACATGTGGACCGCCGAATTGTTTGCCGAACTGGCTCGTCTGGCGGCACCCGGCTCGACCATCAGCACCTTCACCAGCACCGGCTGGGTGCGCCGGTTGCTGAACGCGGCAGGCTTCAAGATGAAGCGCACGCCGGGCATCGGCCATAAATGGGAGATCCTGCGGGGCACGTTCCTCGGCTGGCCTGAAGAGACCGCTAAGCCAGCCACGGCAAAACCCTGGTTCGCTCGCCCACAACCGCTGACCGGCGAGCGTCACGCCCTGGTGATCGGTGCCGGGCTGGCCGGTTGCGCCAGTGCCGCCAGCCTGGCTGCTCGGGGTTGGCAAGTGAGCCTGCTCGACCGCCACGAAGCACTCGCGCAGGAAGCCTCGGGCAATCCTCAGGGCGTGCTCTACCTCAAACTTTCGGCCCATGGCACGGCGTTGTCGCAATTGATCGTCAGCGGTTTTGGCTACACCCGACGGCTGCTGGAACAGCTGCAACGTGGCGTCGACTGGGACGATTGCGGAGTCTTGCAACTGGCCTTCAATGCCAAGGAAGCCGAGCGTCAGGCGCAATTGGCCGCGGCCTTTTCACCGAGCCTGGTACACCTGCTCGATCAACCGCAAGCCCAGGCCCGAGCCGGCATTGAATTGGAGCATGGCGGCTTGTTCTACCCTGAAGGCGGCTGGGTTCATCCCCCCGCGTTGTGCCAGTGGCAGGCGTCCTCAACGAACATCCAGTGGCTACCCCATCGCGAGGTGCTGGAACTGCGCAAGGTCGATGACCAATGGCAGGCCTGGGACGGAGATACGCTGCTGGCCAGCGCGCCCGTGGTGATTCTGGCCGGTGCCGCCGAGATCAAGCGCTTCCCCTACAGCGCCGACCTGCCCCTCAAACGTATTCGCGGCCAAATCACCCGACTGGCGCAAACCCCTGAAAGCCAGAGCCTGGCGACCGTCGTTTGCGCCGAAGGCTATGTAGCGCCCGCACGCCTGGGCGAACACACACTCGGCGCCAGCTTCGATTTCAAAAGCGATGAGCTGACCCCGACCGTCGCCGAACACCTCGGCAACCTGGCGTTGCTCGAGGAAATCTCCACTGACCTGGTCGCCCGTCTGCATGTTCCAGATCTGGACCCGCAACAGCTTGAAGGGCGCGCGGCGTTCCGTTGCACCAGCCCGGATTACCTGCCGATCGTCGGACCGCTGGCCGAACAGGTCGCCTTCGCCGAGGCCTATGCCGCATTGAGCAAAGATGCCCGGCAAGTGCCTGATGTGCCTTGCCCGTGGCTGGATGGGTTTTACGTCAACAGCGGTCACGGCTCTCGCGGTTTGATCACCGCGCCGTTGTCTGGCGAGCTGTTGGCGGCATGGCTTGAGAACGAGCCCCTGCCCTTGCCGAAAGCGGTGGCCGAGGCCTGCCATCCCAACCGTTTTGCCTTGCGCCAATTGATCCGCGGAAAAGCCTGA
- a CDS encoding BolA family protein has translation MTMQQRIESTLGLLQPEHLQVLDESHMHSRGLQTHFKAVVVSRQFEGLNRVKRHQKVYGTLGELMGEFHALALHTYTPEEWAQIDAAPASPTCAGGSKH, from the coding sequence ATGACCATGCAACAACGCATCGAATCGACGCTGGGGCTGCTACAGCCCGAGCATCTGCAAGTGCTGGATGAAAGCCACATGCACAGCCGTGGGTTACAGACCCACTTCAAGGCGGTGGTGGTCAGCCGGCAGTTCGAAGGGCTCAATCGCGTCAAGCGTCACCAGAAGGTGTACGGCACTTTGGGCGAACTGATGGGCGAGTTCCATGCGTTGGCGCTGCATACTTACACGCCGGAAGAATGGGCACAGATCGATGCGGCTCCGGCCTCGCCTACCTGTGCTGGCGGCAGCAAGCATTAA